The Piliocolobus tephrosceles isolate RC106 chromosome 16, ASM277652v3, whole genome shotgun sequence DNA window CAGTGAACCTGGCTTGACTGAGGTCATAGGTCACCACCAGGACCCCCCTGTCTGGGCTTTCTCGGAACGACTCCCTGCCAAGGAACCCAAGCGCCTCTAATAGCCTGGAGCCTCTAAAAGCTTTGACCACAGCTCAGCTTGCTCCCTGCAAGCCCTTTGAAGCGCTTCCTTCGAACTTGCTTTGCATATTCTGGTCAGATCTGAATCAGACTTGCAGGAATTACCCCTCTCGGTAACAGTCTAGGTGGCTGCCTTAGCTTGTCAGTGACACACGGGGCAGGCGTGCTGACGTAAGGCTGAGAAAGGTTGAGACGTATTCGATTCCAGCGAGGGGGcagagccaccacactctgcagctctcttcctcttctccgaTGCAGTGTGGGTGGGGgtgaaagagaaagcaagcacGGGGGGCGGGGTGGAGAAAAGGCTCAAGtcatgtttttcattaaaaaatagtgctctttattataaattactgaaatgtttcttttctgaatataaatataaatatgtgcaaAGTTTGACTTGGATTGGGATTTTGTTGAGTTCTTCAAGCATCTCCTAATAGCCTCAAGGGCCTGAGTAGGGGGGAGGAGAGAGGACTGGAGGTGGAATCTTTATAAAAGACAGAGTGATTGAGGCAGATtgtaaacattattaaaaaacaagaaacgaacaaaaaaatagggaaaaaaaccACCCCAACACACAACTGCCCTGTCCAGCCCAATACCTGACACAGAATACTTTGTGTTTGTTTAGTTGCCCccccaacaaaaaaaacaaaacaaaaacaacaacaaaaaacctgttCCAGGTAATTCCATCGCTGCTACATTCCTGTAAGTTGTCACTGATCAGTGCTATGGCAGAGCGGGAGCACCCGGGGTGGCAGCAGTCCAGCCTCTCCCATGACCTCTAGCCTCCCCAACCTAGGCAGGAGGGAGGGCtgtgcagggctgggggcagtgggacCTGGTGGCTCTGCTCTGACCACGAGGCGCCTGACTGGCCAATACTTACTGGGCTAACATTCCCAGTGCTCAGCTGGGAGGCATGGGTTtctgtcccctccccacttccctggcTGTGGGCTGGCTGGGTGCCCTCCCGCGAGTCCCTCAGCCTCTCCACACATCCAGGCTGAGTATGTGGCTTTCCTATGCTGGGTCCCTCTCCATGGGACAGGGAGCATTTAAGGCAAATCTCTTAGCCAGACATAGTCAGGAGGCACAGAGCAGAATCCCCTGTCGTCTCTACCAGGAGCCTGGGGTGAAAGATGTCCCATCTCCTGCATCCTCCCACTCCATCCACCCAGGTACGAGAAGGTTTATATGAGTAGGAAAAGAAGACCAGCTGACCAGCCCATCCATCCCCTCCAAATGTTGCTTCCCCCTTAAAACGGAGGAAGGGCCCTGGGCTCTCAGGCACCAGGCAGACTTTGGAACCTGTGTTTTTGGTGGCTGTCCCAGAGGAGAGGCTGTGGGGCACCAGGATGGTTCCCTTCTGGTCACCCCAAGCCCTTCTCCCCGGAGCCAGGGAGAGGAGCATGCCACCAGGATCCTCACCTGGGGTTGGCGGGGGGTGTGACCATTTCCTCAGCCAGCCCACAGCCCCGGGGCCCTCAGGGCCTCTCTCTCTTCCACCTTTCCCAGGCTCCACAACCAGCTCACGTTTAAACCAAATCAAAGAGCAAACAAGTTCCGTTGGAAAGTTTGAAGATTCCCTGGCAGTTCTCATTAGTTCAGCATTCCCCAAGTGTCCCGTTTGGGGGCAGAGGGGAAGTTGAGGAATTGGAGGAGAATCCACTTGTGGTTACTATCGTCCCACCAGGCCAGCTGGCTCCTCCGGAGAAGCTGGAGACTCAGGTGGTACTCCCCCTTCCCTCCAACATATTCCAGGTCCGCCTGCCACATTCtgcgggggggagggggggcagagggaggggccTGTCCACCCTCTTTCCCCCCAGAGCTACAGGACTCTCTCCTGGCTGGCTTCTTGTGCTTGTGCCATGTGCCATGGAGGAGAGGGGACGCAGGCCCCTCTCCCGACCCATGCCCTTTGCGCCCTTTGCCCCTTAAAGCGGGGCATCGTACTGGTCCAGGAACTCCCGAATGGGCCCCGGCAGCTGGGTGACTTTCTCATAGGAGTCCAGGTGGCCGTTGACGGTCTTCCGACAGAGATGCTGAAGAGTGGCCACGTTGGAGGAGAGGGGCCGGCTCAACACCAGGGGGATCTTCTCGCCCCCGGAGTAGATGTAATAGGCTCTTCTGGGGGGACTTCCAGGGAGTGGCTGGGCAGACGGCTGCTCGGGCACCTCGGAGGAGGGTTCAGTAGGTGGCGAGGGGAAGGAGGGGGCTCCAGGGGGCGGCATGTAGTGGTGCACCAGCTTGAGCACGCAGTCGAAGCGGGGCACGGGCTGCGTGCTCCGGGGATCGCTCTGCAGAGAAAAGCTACCCCCCTCACACTGGATGCGCAGGTTCTTGGTCCCAGACTGGGTCTTGACGCTGAGCGTGAAAAAGTGGCGCTGGTCCGAGCTGTCGCGAATCAGAAAGGTGCCGGCGGGCTCGGCGCTGAGTAGCAGGTTCGCCTCGCCGCCGGTCACTGCGCTCCAGTAGAAGCCGCTCTCCTGCAGCTTGCGCACTGCGTTCACCACCAGCTGGTACTCGCTCTTGGAGCTGAAGGTCTTGAGGCGCAGGCTGGTGTCCAGGGGGCGGCTCATCCCGGCGGCGGGAAACTTGCTGTGGGTGACCATGGCGCACGGAGCCAGCGTGGATCTGCGCGGCGGCGGCTGCAGCTGCTTCGCGGCCTCCGCACAGCGGCCGCTACTGCATCCCGGGGGGCTGCGGAGAGGAAGGCGCGAGCGCGTGAGTGCCCGAAACCCTCCAGCGCGCCCGGCCCGCCCCGGCTCCCCTGCCTCCGCCGAACTACTGGGGTACCCAATACCCCGGGGCCCTCGCCTGGGCCCGCGCTCCGATCCAGGGGCCTCACGGAGCCCGCAAGGCTCCCGCCCCTGCCGGCAGGGTGGCCCCGGGCAGCCCCTTCCCCAGCGCGCACTGCAAGGGTGCAGCGTGGGAAACTCGCGCACGTAAGTTGGGTCTCCAGGAGTGTGGCCGGGTGGGGAGCAGGAGAAGGGCCCCCGGGACTGTCTGGGCGCCGCTCAGTCCAGTGGCCCCAGGCGGTGTGGACGGAGGGAGAAACCCGAGGCACGGGGATAGGGAGGGGACAGGAGAAGCCCGAAGTCCCCAGCCCGAGTATTCCGGGAACCTGGAATCTCCGGCTTTCATCCGCTCTGCCCCTACCCCGTCCCCTCCCTGCCGGGAATGAcccgggaaggggaggggaaaccGGGAAAGGCTCCCGGGACTGAGCGAGACCCCTCCCCACGCGGCGCTCCTCCTTCCTA harbors:
- the SOCS3 gene encoding suppressor of cytokine signaling 3; this encodes MVTHSKFPAAGMSRPLDTSLRLKTFSSKSEYQLVVNAVRKLQESGFYWSAVTGGEANLLLSAEPAGTFLIRDSSDQRHFFTLSVKTQSGTKNLRIQCEGGSFSLQSDPRSTQPVPRFDCVLKLVHHYMPPPGAPSFPSPPTEPSSEVPEQPSAQPLPGSPPRRAYYIYSGGEKIPLVLSRPLSSNVATLQHLCRKTVNGHLDSYEKVTQLPGPIREFLDQYDAPL